Proteins co-encoded in one Theileria equi strain WA chromosome 3, complete sequence genomic window:
- a CDS encoding hypothetical protein (encoded by transcript BEWA_003200A), protein MVYSTASRITKQWWGATHFRIGSRGQPRPNKGFKLTHFKTVGEAVECLRWWKRLRRGTLAHILNSSKSSQLDLTDSTQVSQEEIIRSRDLEALENGKAVLDNSQLELLSRYLGADLLKQKKKKFRSI, encoded by the exons ATGG TATATTCGACTGCTAGTAGAATAACAAAACAGTGGTGGGGAGCAACTCATTTTAGAATAGGAAGTAGAGGTCAGCCTAGGCCAAACAAGGGGTTCAAGCTGACTCACTTTAAGACGGTGGGAGAGGCTGTCGAGTGTCTTCG ATGGTGGAAGCGTCTACGCCGTGGAACCCTTgcacacattttaaattcgAGCAAAAGTTCTCAACTTGACCTGACAGATTCCACTCAGGTCAGTCAAGAAGAAATTATAAGGTCCAGAGATTTGGAAGCACTGGAGAATGGTAAAGCTGTGCTCGACAATTCACAATTAGAATTGCTGAGTAGATATTTAGGCGCAGATTTGCTAAagcaaaagaagaaaaaatttAGGTCAATATAA